The following are encoded together in the Geobacter sulfurreducens PCA genome:
- a CDS encoding response regulator gives MASCPDDDLNGAADFASGVFMNGFRDDVILLVDDDRGHARLIEKHLARMGGMQHVIWLDNGRRALDFIFEEGEFEGVKTLRPCLVIADLNMPELGGVHVLSRLKGDERTSSIAVVILTTSDNPAEIEACHELGCDAFLRKPMDSDGFVLVAERIVSLIGDGTISAGE, from the coding sequence GTGGCCAGCTGCCCGGACGACGACCTGAACGGTGCCGCCGATTTCGCTTCAGGGGTTTTTATGAATGGGTTTCGCGACGATGTAATCCTGCTTGTGGACGACGACCGCGGCCATGCACGCCTCATCGAGAAGCATCTGGCCCGCATGGGGGGCATGCAGCATGTGATCTGGCTCGACAACGGACGCAGGGCCCTCGACTTCATCTTCGAGGAGGGCGAGTTCGAAGGGGTCAAGACCCTGCGGCCCTGTCTCGTGATCGCGGACCTGAACATGCCCGAATTGGGCGGGGTGCACGTCCTGTCCCGGCTCAAGGGAGATGAGCGTACCTCGTCCATTGCCGTAGTGATCCTCACCACCTCCGATAACCCGGCGGAGATCGAAGCCTGTCATGAACTCGGCTGTGACGCCTTTCTCCGGAAGCCGATGGATAGCGACGGCTTCGTCCTGGTGGCCGAGCGGATCGTCTCTCTCATTGGGGACGGCACGATTAGCGCTGGCGAATGA
- the speA gene encoding arginine decarboxylase, whose translation MERWSINESAKIYNLPNWGADLFSINKKGNVCVHPSPTSKHSIDLRALVDDLIKRKIKPPILLRFMDVLQGRIASINRVFKNAIDENDYPATYQTFYPIKVNQQRQVVEAIAKFGKRYNIGLEVGSKPELVIGISFATGNGIPIICNGYKDTEYIETVLYATKIGYDITIVVEKMFELEKIIALSKKTGIKPKLGIRVKLSSKGTGKWATSGGEDAKFGLRMSEIIAAIGLLEQNDLLDRVKLLHFHIGSQITKIDKIKSALIEGTRIYAEMRKLGVGIRYVDIGGGLGVDYDGSKSSYFSSVNYSIEEYANDVIYQIKNICEDAGVECPNIISESGRATAAHYSVLVTNLLNTNTSNAMPDFEETLNGTEKLAPTVKKLVDIYKSIDRYSLREDYHDTVQLIQEAVSLFNLGYLTLNERAMAEWLHGKILRKINGIVEKIKPIPEELQNFQLSLRQTYFANFSLFQSIPDSWAIDQLFPIVPIQRLNQKPDVMASIADITCDSDGEITSFVGENGRTKYLPLHKMRKDEDYFVGFFLIGAYQEILGDMHNLFGDTNAVHVTFNKKTGYKIDTVIHGDATWESLKYVQYKGPEILKHVRDTLEKDVALRKVTIEESSHFLELLDRTLLGYTYLGE comes from the coding sequence ATGGAACGCTGGTCGATTAACGAATCTGCGAAGATCTACAACCTGCCCAACTGGGGCGCCGACCTCTTCTCCATCAACAAGAAGGGGAACGTCTGCGTGCACCCGTCACCCACGTCCAAGCATTCCATCGACCTGCGTGCCCTGGTGGACGATCTGATCAAGCGCAAGATCAAGCCCCCCATCCTGCTCCGGTTCATGGACGTGCTCCAGGGGCGGATCGCATCCATCAACCGAGTCTTCAAGAACGCCATCGACGAGAACGACTACCCGGCCACCTACCAGACCTTCTACCCCATCAAGGTGAACCAGCAGCGCCAGGTGGTGGAGGCCATCGCCAAGTTCGGCAAGCGCTACAATATCGGCCTGGAAGTGGGCTCCAAGCCGGAGCTGGTGATCGGCATCTCCTTCGCCACCGGCAACGGCATCCCCATCATCTGCAACGGTTACAAGGACACCGAGTATATCGAGACGGTCCTCTACGCCACCAAGATCGGCTACGACATCACCATCGTGGTGGAGAAGATGTTCGAGCTGGAGAAGATCATTGCCCTGTCGAAAAAGACCGGCATCAAGCCCAAGCTGGGCATCCGGGTGAAGCTTTCCTCCAAGGGGACCGGCAAGTGGGCCACTTCCGGCGGTGAGGACGCCAAGTTCGGCCTCCGGATGTCGGAGATCATCGCCGCTATCGGGCTCCTGGAGCAAAATGACCTCCTGGACCGGGTGAAGCTCCTCCACTTCCACATCGGCAGCCAGATCACCAAGATCGACAAGATCAAGAGCGCCCTGATCGAGGGAACCCGTATCTACGCCGAGATGCGCAAGCTGGGGGTCGGCATCCGGTACGTGGACATCGGCGGCGGCCTGGGGGTCGACTACGACGGGTCCAAGTCGAGCTACTTCTCCAGCGTCAACTACTCCATCGAGGAGTACGCCAACGACGTCATCTACCAGATCAAGAACATCTGTGAGGACGCCGGCGTCGAATGCCCCAACATCATCTCCGAATCGGGGCGGGCCACGGCGGCCCACTACTCGGTGCTCGTGACCAATCTCCTCAACACCAACACGTCCAATGCCATGCCCGACTTCGAGGAGACCCTCAACGGCACGGAAAAGCTGGCCCCAACGGTCAAGAAGCTGGTGGACATCTACAAGAGCATCGACCGCTATTCTCTGCGGGAGGACTACCACGATACGGTCCAGCTCATCCAAGAGGCGGTGAGCCTCTTCAACCTGGGCTACCTGACCCTTAACGAGCGGGCCATGGCCGAGTGGCTCCACGGTAAGATCCTGCGCAAGATCAACGGCATCGTGGAAAAGATCAAGCCGATCCCCGAGGAGCTCCAGAATTTCCAGCTGAGCCTGCGGCAGACCTATTTCGCCAATTTCTCGCTGTTCCAGTCGATTCCCGACTCTTGGGCCATCGACCAGCTCTTTCCCATCGTGCCGATCCAGCGGCTCAACCAGAAGCCCGACGTGATGGCCTCCATCGCCGACATCACCTGCGATTCGGACGGGGAGATCACCAGCTTCGTGGGCGAGAACGGCCGGACCAAGTACCTGCCGCTTCACAAGATGCGCAAGGACGAGGACTATTTCGTGGGCTTCTTCCTGATCGGCGCCTACCAGGAGATCCTGGGGGACATGCACAACCTGTTCGGCGATACCAACGCCGTCCACGTCACCTTCAACAAGAAGACCGGCTACAAGATCGATACGGTCATCCATGGCGACGCCACCTGGGAGAGCCTCAAGTACGTCCAGTACAAGGGGCCGGAGATCCTGAAGCACGTCCGCGACACCCTGGAGAAGGACGTGGCCCTTCGCAAGGTCACCATCGAGGAGAGTAGCCATTTCCTTGAGCTGCTGGACCGGACGCTCCTGGGCTACACCTACCTGGGGGAATGA
- a CDS encoding saccharopine dehydrogenase family protein, whose protein sequence is MSKVLIIGAGGVGQVVAHKCAQRRDIFSGITLASRTKSKCDAIAAQLNNSIATAQVDADNVPELVALIKKEQPKLVINVALPYQDLTIMDACLETGVDYLDTANYEPLDTAKFEYSWQWAYQDRFKSAGLMALLGSGFDPGVTNVYTALAAKKYLDEVQEIDIIDANAGSHGQPFATNFNPEINIREVTAPCRHWENGEFVETPPLSTKQVFDFPEGIGPMNIYRLYHEEMESIVKHIPTIRKAQFWMTFSDNYLKHLEVLQNVGMTRIDEVEFQGQKIVPIQFLKALLPDPGSLGPLTKGKTCIGVIARGLKDGKRKQVYIYNICDHEACYKEVGSQAISYTTGVPAVVGGIMMLTGKWHAPGVWNMEQFDPEPFLAELGPMGLPTVVVDGGEWPEL, encoded by the coding sequence ATGAGCAAGGTACTGATAATCGGAGCCGGCGGCGTCGGCCAGGTCGTTGCCCACAAGTGCGCCCAGCGCAGGGACATCTTCAGCGGGATCACCCTCGCCTCCCGGACCAAGTCCAAGTGCGACGCCATCGCCGCCCAGCTGAACAACAGCATCGCCACTGCCCAGGTGGACGCGGACAATGTTCCCGAGCTGGTGGCGCTCATCAAGAAAGAGCAGCCGAAGCTCGTCATCAACGTGGCCCTGCCGTACCAGGACCTGACCATCATGGATGCCTGCCTGGAGACCGGCGTGGACTACCTGGACACCGCCAACTACGAGCCCCTGGACACCGCCAAGTTCGAGTACTCCTGGCAGTGGGCCTATCAGGACCGTTTCAAGAGCGCTGGGCTCATGGCGCTGCTCGGTTCCGGCTTCGACCCCGGCGTGACCAACGTCTACACCGCCCTGGCCGCCAAGAAGTACCTGGACGAGGTGCAGGAGATCGATATCATCGATGCCAACGCCGGGAGCCACGGCCAGCCCTTTGCCACCAACTTCAACCCGGAGATCAACATCCGCGAGGTGACCGCTCCGTGCCGCCACTGGGAGAACGGCGAGTTCGTCGAGACGCCCCCCCTTTCGACCAAGCAGGTCTTCGATTTCCCCGAGGGGATCGGCCCCATGAACATCTATCGTCTCTATCACGAGGAGATGGAGTCCATCGTCAAGCATATCCCGACCATCAGGAAGGCCCAGTTCTGGATGACCTTCTCCGACAACTACCTGAAGCACCTGGAGGTGCTGCAGAACGTGGGCATGACCCGTATCGACGAGGTGGAGTTCCAGGGGCAGAAGATCGTGCCGATCCAGTTCCTGAAGGCGCTCCTCCCCGATCCGGGTTCCCTCGGCCCCCTCACCAAGGGGAAGACCTGCATCGGCGTCATCGCCCGCGGTCTCAAGGACGGCAAGCGGAAACAGGTCTACATCTACAACATCTGCGACCACGAGGCCTGCTACAAAGAGGTTGGCTCCCAGGCCATCAGCTACACCACCGGCGTACCGGCGGTGGTGGGCGGGATCATGATGCTGACCGGCAAATGGCACGCCCCCGGTGTCTGGAACATGGAACAGTTCGATCCCGAGCCGTTCCTGGCGGAGCTTGGGCCCATGGGGCTGCCGACGGTGGTGGTGGACGGCGGCGAGTGGCCGGAGCTGTAA
- the nspC gene encoding carboxynorspermidine decarboxylase produces the protein MTGIDIDKILKLAPSPAYVVDLGRLRHNLAILDQVQRRSGAKILMALKAFAMWSVFPIIRETLHGVCASSPWEARLGREEFGREVHSFAAAFKESDVVELLQTSNHLVFNSFNQLERFRPLWEKERGRVSVGLRVNPEHSEGHTPIYDPCAPASRLGIPRREFDGRSLEGVEGLHFHTLCEQLFEPLARTAKVFEEKFGPFLHGMKWLNLGGGHHITREGYDIDALVELITYFKRKYGVEVYLEPGEAIAIGTGILVGEVLDVVHNEMDIAILDVSATCHMPDVLEMPYRPGITAGFDPGEKAHTYRLAGPSCLAGDVIGDWSFDKPLKPGDRLVFEDMSHYTMVKTTTFNGIQHPAICTFEPETGELRVVRKFGYEDFRSRLS, from the coding sequence TTGACCGGCATCGATATCGACAAAATCCTGAAGCTTGCCCCGTCTCCCGCCTATGTGGTGGACCTGGGGCGGCTGCGCCACAATCTGGCCATCCTGGACCAGGTGCAGCGGCGCAGCGGCGCGAAGATACTCATGGCGTTGAAGGCCTTCGCCATGTGGAGCGTCTTCCCGATCATCCGGGAGACGCTTCACGGGGTCTGTGCCAGCTCTCCGTGGGAGGCCCGGTTGGGGCGCGAGGAGTTCGGCCGGGAGGTCCACAGCTTTGCCGCCGCCTTCAAGGAGAGCGACGTGGTGGAGCTGCTTCAAACCTCCAACCACCTGGTTTTCAACTCCTTCAACCAGCTGGAGCGGTTCCGGCCCCTGTGGGAGAAGGAGCGGGGACGGGTCTCGGTGGGGCTGCGGGTGAACCCCGAGCACTCCGAGGGGCACACCCCCATCTACGATCCGTGCGCGCCCGCGTCGCGGCTCGGCATCCCCCGGCGGGAGTTCGACGGCAGATCCCTCGAAGGGGTAGAGGGGCTCCACTTCCATACCCTCTGCGAGCAGCTCTTCGAGCCCCTGGCGCGGACCGCGAAGGTATTTGAAGAAAAGTTCGGCCCGTTTCTCCACGGCATGAAGTGGCTGAATCTGGGGGGCGGCCACCATATCACCCGTGAGGGTTACGATATCGACGCCCTGGTGGAGCTGATCACATACTTCAAGAGAAAGTACGGCGTGGAGGTCTACCTGGAGCCGGGGGAGGCCATCGCCATCGGCACCGGCATCCTCGTGGGGGAGGTGCTGGACGTGGTGCACAATGAGATGGACATCGCCATCCTCGACGTCTCCGCCACCTGCCACATGCCCGACGTGCTGGAGATGCCGTACCGTCCCGGCATCACCGCCGGCTTCGACCCCGGCGAGAAGGCCCACACCTACCGCCTGGCGGGGCCGTCATGCCTGGCCGGGGACGTCATCGGCGACTGGTCCTTTGATAAGCCCCTGAAGCCGGGAGACCGGCTCGTTTTCGAGGACATGTCCCACTACACCATGGTGAAGACCACCACCTTTAACGGCATCCAGCATCCGGCCATCTGTACCTTCGAGCCGGAAACCGGGGAGTTGAGGGTGGTGAGGAAGTTCGGATACGAGGATTTCAGGAGCAGATTGTCGTAG
- a CDS encoding diguanylate cyclase — protein sequence MAESRPIRILYMEDNPALARLLQKSLLRKGYQVDVVADGAAGLTVLEGTSYDLILADYDMPVCGGIEVIATLAARGVDIPVIMVTGNGSEKVAVEALKQGAADYVVKDLEMGYIELLPIVIEQVLTRQELLREKELMAEMIRDREERYRRLVELSPDGIAIHVGDRIAFINAAGARLLGASDPTGVIGRRVADLVSPDYLCLVRDQLASESTGSDAVPWFEERLTLPGGRAVDVELAAVPFSHEGEEALQVIIRDITEKKLAKRRLEFLAHHDPLTGLANRVLFFDRLDVSLRQAERDRQCAALLFIDLDHFKGVNDVFGHDAGDVLLMEAARRIESCLRKADSVARMGGDEFTVILTRVSGEADAAMVAGKIIEALAVPVALAGGECTVGASIGISMYPLDAADAESLLRKADAAMYRAKRLGKNRFAFAMHDPCAGAVDAAPQACAGSPC from the coding sequence ATGGCCGAATCACGTCCGATCCGGATTCTGTACATGGAGGACAACCCCGCTCTCGCCCGGCTGCTCCAGAAGAGCCTGCTGCGCAAGGGGTACCAGGTTGATGTCGTTGCCGATGGCGCGGCCGGGCTTACCGTGCTTGAAGGGACCTCCTACGATCTGATTCTGGCGGACTACGATATGCCCGTCTGCGGCGGCATCGAGGTGATTGCCACCCTTGCGGCCAGGGGTGTCGATATCCCCGTCATCATGGTTACGGGCAACGGAAGCGAGAAGGTGGCAGTGGAAGCCCTCAAGCAGGGGGCGGCGGACTACGTGGTGAAGGACCTGGAGATGGGGTACATCGAACTGCTCCCCATCGTGATCGAGCAGGTCCTGACCCGGCAGGAACTGCTCCGGGAAAAGGAATTGATGGCCGAGATGATCCGCGACCGGGAGGAGCGCTATCGCCGCTTGGTGGAGTTGTCGCCCGACGGCATCGCCATCCACGTGGGGGACCGGATCGCCTTCATCAATGCCGCGGGGGCCCGCCTGCTGGGGGCATCCGATCCGACGGGGGTGATCGGCCGGCGGGTAGCGGACCTGGTGTCCCCCGATTACCTCTGCCTGGTCCGCGACCAGCTCGCGTCGGAATCCACCGGCTCCGATGCCGTGCCCTGGTTCGAGGAACGGCTCACCCTCCCCGGTGGCCGAGCCGTCGACGTTGAACTGGCGGCAGTCCCCTTTTCCCACGAGGGGGAAGAGGCGTTACAGGTTATTATTCGTGATATAACGGAAAAGAAGCTGGCGAAAAGACGACTGGAGTTCCTGGCTCACCACGATCCCCTCACCGGCCTGGCCAACCGGGTGCTGTTTTTCGACCGCCTCGACGTGAGCCTGCGCCAGGCCGAGCGGGACCGGCAGTGTGCCGCGCTCCTCTTCATAGACCTGGACCATTTCAAGGGAGTGAACGATGTCTTCGGCCACGACGCCGGCGACGTGCTCCTGATGGAGGCGGCCAGGCGCATCGAATCATGCCTGCGCAAGGCCGACTCGGTGGCCCGGATGGGGGGGGACGAATTCACCGTCATCCTCACCCGGGTTTCAGGCGAAGCCGACGCGGCCATGGTGGCGGGCAAGATCATCGAAGCACTGGCCGTGCCGGTAGCGCTCGCCGGCGGCGAATGTACCGTCGGGGCCAGTATCGGCATCAGCATGTATCCCCTCGATGCGGCCGATGCGGAAAGCCTGCTCAGAAAGGCCGACGCGGCCATGTACCGGGCCAAGCGCCTCGGGAAAAACCGTTTCGCCTTCGCGATGCACGATCCCTGCGCCGGGGCGGTAGACGCTGCGCCGCAGGCGTGTGCCGGATCCCCGTGCTAG
- a CDS encoding ABC transporter substrate-binding protein, whose product MRYCLDVILVVLLVAVSVPEAARAADYVLVVNRDNPVKTLTEQEARLMFLGKKTAWPDGRSVTIVLQDGKKAHSSFVQGVLHRSSQQYGIYWKKALFTGTAIPPRTLKGDADVKAFVATTPTAIGYISPETVDASVRVLEVRQ is encoded by the coding sequence ATGAGGTATTGTCTGGACGTCATCCTTGTGGTCCTGCTGGTTGCCGTCTCCGTTCCGGAGGCGGCGCGAGCGGCCGACTACGTCCTCGTCGTCAACCGCGATAACCCGGTCAAGACCCTGACCGAACAGGAAGCCCGCCTCATGTTCTTGGGAAAGAAAACGGCCTGGCCCGATGGCCGCTCGGTCACCATCGTGCTCCAGGATGGTAAAAAGGCTCACTCCTCATTTGTACAGGGTGTGCTCCACCGTTCGTCCCAGCAGTACGGCATTTACTGGAAGAAGGCGCTGTTCACGGGTACGGCCATTCCGCCGCGCACCCTGAAGGGGGATGCCGACGTGAAGGCGTTCGTGGCCACCACCCCCACTGCCATCGGCTATATCTCCCCCGAAACGGTCGATGCGTCGGTCAGGGTCCTGGAGGTTCGCCAATGA
- a CDS encoding PAS domain S-box protein — MKLPRSIRTKVWLCVLVAFVGYLIATLSSYYSNLLFSHNLDHLKRVEFPLALNGNDILSLYRKQLKLYEDAFVTGERDEALRANELGREIVTSLARVAELTREDTEHRYGDVEALKSRYEAYFRKATELYPRVLGSTDTFLSGEIARLGADGRLILVDFERMSRDYVTSVEHQIERNRALARDTSIYLFVLFGMVVLLAAPAITFVANRLLIRPLEELRGMVTSFAGGSLDLSGLPDYDAGDEIGSLCASFRSMVEGLQETTVSRDYVDNIIESMSDCLIVVDTRAAIRRVNRAALTMLGYDEEQLLGMPVGVIFAWERDKERLRTEGLRCFVESIGSSPAEFTFLSSDERRTPVLLSASPMLGRDGSFQGSVFVAVDIGERKRTEQALRENEQHLKNILDSIHAGILVIDPQDHRIVDANTFALDMIGAPKGLVVDRICHNFVCSAVQGACPITDLLENMDNSERRLLRFDGTSIPILKSVVPVTYQGRKLLIESFIDISERKWAEEMLRYLTEGTASVTGEEFFRSLVRRLSSALGTRFAFVTRLLDGSPARMRTLAFWTGNGYCPTMEMPLNGTPCERVIADSDILFHPSGLGQLYPSAETMKRMGVESFLGVPLFDSRGTAIGHLAVLDDKPMREDEGHRSLLRIFAARAGAELERMRWDEALRESETRYKDLFENANDLIQSVSPSGEILYVNRAWRETLGYSEEEVKGLTFDQIIDPECIGHCMGEFRRVMEGQSLEAVEARFMAKDGRSILVEGSVNCNVVDGKPLASRGIFRDITERKHHEDTLRKYATELEQTNEELKDFAYIVSHDLRAPLVSIKGFSMELVTAMDELRGVIAELSPNIEMMTRERLRRLFEQDIDEAVGFINSSSQRMDTLITAILNLSRLGRRELKTEPVDMGAVVRSILDSLAHQIETNRTEVAIRDLPVITADRIAMEQIMGNLLDNSLKYLEPGRPGRLEIWADVGGEECVFHVKDNGRGIREEEIPRVFELFRRAGRQDVPGEGMGLAFVKTLVRRLGGRIWCESEPGVGSTFSFTLPSSFSHKLPL, encoded by the coding sequence ATGAAGCTCCCCCGCAGTATCCGCACCAAGGTGTGGCTCTGTGTTCTCGTGGCCTTCGTGGGTTACCTGATCGCAACCCTTTCCAGTTACTACTCCAATCTACTTTTTTCCCACAACCTCGACCACCTCAAGCGGGTCGAATTTCCCCTGGCCCTCAATGGGAACGATATCCTGAGCCTCTACCGCAAGCAGTTGAAGCTCTACGAGGATGCCTTTGTCACCGGCGAGCGGGATGAAGCGCTCAGGGCCAATGAACTGGGGCGCGAGATCGTGACGAGCCTGGCCCGGGTAGCTGAGCTCACCCGGGAGGACACCGAGCACCGCTATGGCGACGTCGAGGCGCTCAAGTCCCGCTACGAGGCCTATTTCCGGAAGGCGACGGAGCTGTATCCCCGGGTGCTCGGCAGCACCGACACGTTCCTGAGCGGAGAGATCGCCCGTCTCGGGGCGGACGGCCGCTTGATCCTGGTGGACTTCGAGCGGATGTCGCGGGATTACGTCACCTCGGTCGAGCACCAGATCGAGCGCAACCGTGCGCTTGCCCGCGATACCTCGATCTATCTTTTCGTCCTGTTCGGGATGGTGGTACTGCTGGCGGCGCCTGCCATCACCTTTGTGGCCAACCGGCTCCTGATCCGCCCCCTGGAAGAGCTGCGCGGCATGGTTACCTCCTTTGCCGGGGGCAGTCTGGACCTTTCCGGACTCCCTGACTACGATGCCGGAGACGAGATCGGCTCCCTCTGCGCCTCGTTCAGGTCCATGGTGGAGGGGCTCCAGGAGACCACGGTCTCCCGCGACTACGTGGACAATATCATCGAGAGCATGAGCGACTGCCTGATAGTGGTCGACACCCGCGCCGCCATCCGGCGGGTGAATCGCGCCGCCCTGACCATGCTCGGCTACGATGAGGAGCAGTTGCTCGGCATGCCGGTCGGTGTCATCTTCGCCTGGGAACGTGACAAGGAGCGCCTGCGGACCGAGGGGCTCAGGTGCTTTGTGGAGTCCATCGGCTCCAGTCCGGCCGAATTCACCTTCCTGAGCAGCGACGAACGCCGGACCCCGGTACTGCTCTCCGCGTCTCCCATGTTAGGCCGTGACGGCTCGTTCCAGGGATCGGTCTTCGTTGCGGTGGACATCGGGGAGAGGAAGCGGACCGAGCAGGCCCTGCGGGAAAACGAGCAGCACCTGAAGAACATCCTCGATTCCATCCACGCGGGAATCCTTGTCATCGACCCCCAGGATCACCGGATCGTGGATGCCAACACCTTTGCCCTGGACATGATCGGGGCGCCCAAGGGGCTCGTGGTGGACCGGATCTGCCACAATTTCGTCTGTAGCGCCGTTCAGGGCGCCTGTCCCATCACCGACCTGCTCGAAAACATGGACAACTCGGAGCGGCGCCTGCTGCGGTTCGACGGCACGTCCATCCCGATCCTCAAATCGGTGGTGCCGGTCACCTACCAGGGAAGGAAGCTGCTGATCGAGAGCTTCATCGATATCTCCGAGCGCAAGTGGGCCGAAGAAATGCTCCGCTACCTCACCGAGGGGACGGCTTCGGTGACGGGCGAGGAGTTTTTCCGTTCGCTCGTCCGGCGTCTCTCCTCGGCCCTCGGGACCCGGTTCGCCTTTGTCACCCGCCTGCTGGACGGTTCTCCCGCCCGGATGCGCACCCTGGCCTTCTGGACCGGCAACGGCTACTGTCCCACCATGGAGATGCCCCTGAACGGCACCCCCTGCGAACGGGTCATCGCTGACAGCGACATCCTGTTCCATCCCAGCGGCTTGGGACAGCTCTATCCCTCCGCCGAAACCATGAAGCGAATGGGTGTCGAGAGCTTCCTGGGCGTGCCGCTGTTCGATTCCCGCGGCACCGCCATCGGCCACCTGGCGGTTCTGGACGATAAGCCCATGCGCGAGGACGAGGGGCACCGCTCCCTGTTGCGGATATTCGCGGCCCGGGCCGGGGCGGAGCTCGAGCGGATGAGGTGGGACGAGGCCCTGCGCGAAAGCGAGACCCGCTACAAGGATCTCTTCGAAAACGCCAACGACCTGATCCAGAGCGTGTCACCCTCGGGCGAGATCCTCTACGTGAACCGGGCCTGGCGCGAAACGCTCGGCTACAGCGAGGAGGAGGTGAAGGGGCTCACCTTTGATCAGATCATCGATCCGGAGTGCATTGGCCACTGCATGGGCGAGTTCCGCAGGGTCATGGAGGGCCAGAGCCTGGAGGCGGTGGAGGCCCGGTTCATGGCGAAAGATGGCCGCTCCATCCTGGTGGAGGGGAGTGTCAACTGTAACGTGGTGGACGGCAAGCCGCTGGCCTCCCGGGGGATTTTCAGGGATATCACCGAGCGGAAGCACCATGAGGACACGCTCCGGAAATACGCGACAGAGCTTGAGCAGACCAACGAGGAACTGAAGGACTTCGCCTATATCGTCTCCCACGACCTGCGCGCGCCGCTGGTCAGCATCAAGGGGTTCTCCATGGAGCTGGTTACGGCTATGGATGAGCTCAGGGGGGTCATAGCGGAGCTTTCCCCGAACATCGAGATGATGACCCGCGAGCGGCTCCGCCGGCTCTTCGAGCAGGATATCGACGAGGCGGTCGGCTTCATCAACTCCTCGTCCCAGCGCATGGATACCCTCATCACCGCCATTCTCAACCTGTCGCGCCTCGGTCGCAGGGAACTCAAGACGGAACCGGTCGACATGGGCGCTGTCGTGCGTTCGATCCTCGACTCCCTGGCCCATCAGATCGAGACGAACCGTACCGAAGTGGCGATCCGCGACCTTCCGGTCATCACCGCGGACCGGATTGCCATGGAACAGATCATGGGCAACCTGCTGGACAACTCCCTCAAGTACCTGGAGCCCGGGCGGCCGGGCCGTCTGGAGATCTGGGCCGATGTGGGCGGCGAGGAGTGCGTCTTCCATGTGAAGGACAACGGGCGCGGCATCAGGGAGGAAGAAATCCCCCGGGTCTTCGAACTGTTCCGCCGCGCCGGCCGGCAGGATGTCCCCGGCGAGGGGATGGGGCTGGCCTTCGTGAAGACCCTGGTGCGGCGGCTGGGTGGCCGCATCTGGTGCGAGTCCGAACCGGGCGTGGGGAGCACGTTCAGCTTCACCCTGCCGTCTTCCTTTTCTCACAAACTCCCGCTATAG
- a CDS encoding dienelactone hydrolase family protein: MKQSIRAGLMLVVAALVVLAAFPAAAKVRGRVVEYRDGTVTMKGYLAWDPALKGKRPGVLVVHEWWGHNEYARKRARMLAGLGYTALAVDMYGEGKQAPHPDDAAAFAAEVMKNGNLMKDRFMAAMNLLKDQPTVDPGRIGAIGYCFGGAVVLNMARQGVDLAGVVSFHGSLATDRPAEPGGIKARVLVLNGAADRFVPPEQVGAFAAEMARSGAEFGFISYAGAKHSFTNPEADAFAKRFGLDVAYDARADRRSWAEMKRFFHLCFSGG; this comes from the coding sequence ATGAAACAGAGCATTCGCGCAGGACTCATGCTGGTCGTGGCGGCCCTGGTCGTGCTGGCGGCGTTTCCCGCCGCGGCCAAGGTCCGGGGTAGGGTGGTTGAGTACCGGGACGGCACCGTCACCATGAAGGGGTACCTGGCATGGGACCCGGCCCTGAAAGGGAAGCGTCCCGGCGTGCTGGTGGTGCACGAGTGGTGGGGGCACAACGAGTATGCCCGCAAGCGGGCCAGGATGCTGGCCGGCCTGGGCTACACGGCCCTGGCCGTCGACATGTACGGCGAGGGAAAGCAGGCTCCCCATCCGGACGATGCGGCCGCATTCGCCGCGGAGGTCATGAAGAACGGCAACCTGATGAAGGACCGCTTCATGGCGGCCATGAACCTGCTGAAAGACCAGCCCACGGTGGACCCGGGCCGGATCGGGGCCATCGGTTACTGCTTCGGCGGCGCGGTTGTGCTGAACATGGCTCGCCAGGGAGTTGATCTGGCCGGAGTGGTGAGCTTCCATGGCAGCCTTGCCACAGACCGGCCGGCCGAGCCGGGCGGAATCAAGGCCCGCGTCCTGGTGCTCAATGGTGCGGCAGACCGCTTCGTTCCGCCGGAGCAGGTCGGGGCGTTCGCCGCTGAAATGGCCCGGTCCGGTGCCGAGTTCGGTTTTATTTCCTATGCCGGGGCCAAGCACAGTTTCACCAACCCCGAGGCAGACGCCTTTGCCAAACGCTTCGGTCTCGACGTGGCCTATGACGCCCGTGCCGACCGACGGTCATGGGCGGAAATGAAGCGCTTTTTCCATCTCTGTTTTTCCGGCGGATAA